Proteins encoded in a region of the Brevefilum fermentans genome:
- the hrcA gene encoding heat-inducible transcriptional repressor HrcA: MRLTDRQKLILTLVIHEHIQTAQPVGSKTLVLKYNLAMSSATIRNEMSVLTEHNLLRQPHTSAGRVPTEEGYRFFVGNLIQKSTLPTATRRTISHQFYQSRQDVEQWLKLAASVLANQSQAASLVTAPHADKTIFKHLELIAARGRQVLMVLVLMGGEIRQQFITLAEAVSQERLSEVANRISHQCTRCDIDDIARLRPQFDALGQDIIDILLAEMTLIEESVTGEIYLDGMAYVLSEPEFAESDEARQALHILEESSLLENLLASTMMNTDVGGIQVLIGGEGTWEELRQCSVILARYGDPQSLTGSIGVLGPIRMPYDRTISTVQFVANVLSDLVSESLVV; this comes from the coding sequence ATGCGATTGACTGACCGCCAGAAATTAATCCTGACCCTCGTGATTCACGAACATATCCAGACCGCACAGCCGGTCGGGTCTAAAACGCTGGTTCTAAAATACAACCTGGCGATGAGTTCGGCTACAATCCGCAACGAGATGAGTGTCCTGACGGAACACAACCTCCTGCGGCAGCCGCATACCTCTGCCGGTCGGGTGCCCACCGAAGAGGGCTACCGCTTTTTTGTCGGCAACCTGATCCAAAAAAGCACGCTCCCCACCGCCACACGCCGCACTATTTCCCACCAGTTCTACCAATCCCGTCAGGACGTTGAACAATGGCTGAAATTAGCCGCCTCAGTGCTGGCCAATCAATCGCAGGCTGCCTCATTGGTGACCGCACCCCACGCGGATAAGACCATCTTCAAACACCTGGAACTGATTGCTGCACGCGGCCGTCAGGTGTTGATGGTACTCGTCCTGATGGGGGGCGAGATTCGTCAGCAGTTCATTACACTGGCTGAAGCCGTTTCACAAGAGCGCCTATCAGAGGTAGCCAACCGCATCTCACACCAGTGCACCCGCTGTGATATCGACGACATCGCCCGCTTACGCCCTCAATTTGATGCTCTCGGACAGGATATCATCGATATCCTCCTGGCTGAAATGACCCTGATTGAAGAATCGGTCACTGGAGAAATTTACCTGGACGGGATGGCCTATGTCCTCTCGGAACCTGAGTTTGCTGAATCTGATGAAGCCCGCCAGGCACTGCATATCCTGGAGGAAAGCTCGCTTTTAGAAAACTTGCTTGCCAGCACAATGATGAACACCGATGTTGGCGGTATCCAGGTTCTCATCGGCGGTGAGGGTACCTGGGAAGAGCTGCGCCAGTGTTCGGTGATCCTGGCCCGCTATGGCGATCCCCAGTCCCTGACCGGTTCGATCGGCGTGCTGGGTCCAATCCGCATGCCCTACGACCGCACCATCTCTACTGTTCAATTCGTCGCCAATGTGCTCAGCGATCTCGTGTCTGAGTCCCTGGTGGTGTAA